A genomic stretch from Helianthus annuus cultivar XRQ/B chromosome 1, HanXRQr2.0-SUNRISE, whole genome shotgun sequence includes:
- the LOC110931823 gene encoding uncharacterized protein LOC110931823 — translation MSILSGRQTNAWSDNWCSCSPLRSFISPRAIANAGLNLRSTVADIIDDTGQWKWPQAWFDIFPVLINIPSPHPLVEMADRCSWKDLEGNLCHFRSWEVWNTLRHRGDRVDWVDSIWFSQCIPRHSFHLWLVMNNKLKTQDRMATWEAGSATNLILMCCPLCYHDRDSRDHLFFQCPFATKVWDSVRKMVNMESVNNTWSSVMQWMVQNATARTLDRIVGKILIAATTYYVWQERNNRLFSSVQRTPDMLSHVIISTVRLKIMGFKLGSDRKHRNVLDTWQISMKNLDCDPG, via the coding sequence ATGTCTATCCTAAGCGGTCGGCAAACGAATGCTTGGAGTGATAACTGGTGTTCTTGTAGTCCCCTCAGATCATTCATCTCTCCTCGGGCAATTGCCAATGCGGGTTTAAATCTTCGGTCGACGGTTGCGGATATTATTGATGATACCGGCCAATGGAAATGGCCTCAAGCTTGGTTTGATATCTTTCCGGTTCTTATAAATATTCCTTCTCCGCATCCGCTAGTTGAAATGGCTGATCGATGTAGTTGGAAAGATTTGGAAGGGAACCTTTGTCACTTTCGGTCGTGGGAGGTTTGGAATACTTTGCGTCATAGGGGTGATAGGGTTGATTGGGTTGACTCTATTTGGTTCAGCCAATGCATTCCTCGGCATTCTTTTCATTTGTGGTTAGTGATGAATAATAAGTTAAAGACGCAAGACAGGATGGCTACTTGGGAAGCGGGTAGTGCTACTAAtttgattcttatgtgttgtCCTCTTTGTTACCATGATCGAGATTCTAGAGACCACCTTTTCTTTCAATGCCCCTTTGCTACGAAAGTTTGGGATTCAGTGAGGAAAATGGTCAACATGGAGAGTGTCAATAACACATGGTCCTCGGTTATGCAGTGGATGGTTCAAAATGCAACCGCGCGAACGCTTGACCGGATTGTTGGGAAGATCCTTATTGCGGCTACTACATACTACGTATGGCAGGAGAGGAATAACCGCTTGTTTTCTAGTGTCCAACGCACACCTGATATGCTTTCACATGTAATCATCTCTACGGTTAGATTGAAGATTATGGGGTTCAAGCTTGGGAGTGACCGGAAGCACCGTAACGTATTGGATACTTGGCAGATTTCGATGAAGAATTTGGATTGTGATCCGGGCTAG
- the LOC110931895 gene encoding uncharacterized protein LOC110931895 gives MRKKLLTQDIILQWDLSRRKNMNMMCCLLCYENHDSHDHLFFECKFSSKIWNKVRQKVGMDDVAPKWEEIVEWLLVRANSKSAANYVSRILVAATAYFIWQERNARLFKNQMRPPDHLCQVVINTVRYKLTGVRLKRTDKVARLLQEWEIHDDGCSDDGG, from the coding sequence ATGAGGAAGAAATTGTTAACCCAAGATATTATCCTTCAATGGGATCTCTCAAGAAGGAAGAATATGAATATGATGTGTTGCTTGTTATGCTATGAAAATCATGATTCTCACGATCATCTGTTTTTTGAGTGCAAATTCTCTTCGAAGATCTGGAATAAGGTTAGACAAAAGGTGGGTATGGACGATGTTGCTCCTAAATGGGAGGAGATTGTGGAATGGCTTTTGGTGCGTGCAAACTCCAAATCGGCTGCTAACTATGTGAGCAGAATTTTGGTAGCGGCTACTGCTTATTTCATTTGGCAAGAACGGAATGCTAGATTGTTCAAGAATCAAATGAGACCGCCAGATCATTTATgtcaagtagtcatcaatactGTTCGGTATAAACTTACGGGAGTTCGGCTGAAGCGGACTGATAAAGTGGCAAGGTTGTTGCAGGAATGGGAGATTCATGATGATGGGTGCTCGGACGATGGTGGCTGA